TTAGCAGTAGGGCACCAGGAAACCAACTttctaatttgcatgttaacttctgtttaaatgtgctttataaataaagtgaTTGATTGGTAAGCCAACCACATGTAATATGGTACTTTTAACCTAACTAACAAATCCTTATAACTTTCAGCACTTTCAACTTTATAATTATCATCATTATAGCTCTCATTTGTCTCTTCCTCATCACCACAATCACCAACAGTATTGCTCTAATCATCACAATTATCATCTTGTGACTCACCCATAGTGGGAGTAGCTGGTGTGCATGGAGAAAGGCAGTTCTGGGAGGAGCCTGCATCTGTGAAGAGCAACGAGGCCAACTCCTGGAGACAGATGAAGTCAaactcagcgtgtgtgtgtgtgtgtgtgtgtctgtgtgatggaTGGGATTGATAGCTTACCTGTGCTGTAGTTCTTACTTTCTGGTACAGAGCAGTACCATGGATGGGATCAGGAGGACCACTGTAAACTAAAGAAAACCACGTAAAGAGTAAGCAGCTATATCAAAGACTAGCTCCGGAGATCTTTGTCTGAGTAGTGAACGAGTGTCCTCTCACCAGCCGCCTGCTGGATGAAGGTGGAGTTTCGTCTGAGCTCTGTGAGGAAGGGTTGAGATCCATGACCACAAAGGTGGACAAAGAGTTTCAGGACCTGAGAGTCAAAGAAACAGGGAATCAGCGAGGGCTTGGTTTGACGTGACGACAGCATATCACTATGAAGCTGCCTTGACCATAACAATCCATACCGCTCTTCATAACATGACAATTATATTTAATATGTGAGCAGAGCTGCGGTATTTGAGTGCATGCAGGGGCCAGCCAGACTGTGTTCACCTTCAGCTTGACGTGGCAGGAGTCCACCTGCAGCCTCTCTAGTAGATACTCCAGCAGACACTGGCCACAACCTGGTGACTCCTGGGATATCTCTGTAGGTCAGATAGGGTCAAGGCAACATCACCTGAACATAGATAGATacatggatagatggatggatgtatcTGAGAGGCTGGAAGAAGGATACTTCCTATTTCCTGGAAGAGGTAGCCAGGACAAGGGTTCTCATCGTCTGCCGTGGCCTTCATCAGAGTAGGCACCTGGGAGTGGGAAGGTAAGGTGATGATGAGTTGGAGGACTGGGTAGCTATCTGGCTAGCAATTAGTTTATCAACATCCTCAGCAAAAGGGTGCATGTCTGTGGCGCCTACATACTAGTGGTCCATTTATCCAAAAACATTGTGTAAGATCTCAGATGGATGTCACGTATGTTCTTACACATAGGGAGTGTACAGTCAGGCGCTGTGTATTCAGCTGGCGgcgagctagctagcctagatCGTAGCCTACTGTAATCAGCGCGTATAAACATGTAAAACACTATTTCTAGTTTGGGATACTTTCATGTTATGTCAAAATAGTATCTTAAGTTAACTGCCTTAGAAAATGGTACTTACGTTTTGAAGAAAAGCCAGGCGCTCCATAAATGTTGCCATGATGTTGCACTCTAGACTTCAGGCTACTCATCGCTTCCTCGGGATAGACAGAAGGCGGAGCCTTTGGTGACATCTAGCCAATCGGAAGCCATACGTCAAAACCAACATGGATTCATTTGTCCATCTGTATGCGTAAATAATATGATCTACCAATAAGAACACTCATAATTGAATACGTAGCTTGATTGATGTAGAGTTGAGCCATTTATATGAGTTAAAATCAAACAAGCATGGCGCTTCCTGATACAGGGTCAACAACATGGCGCTGTCCTGGAGGATGCATACCTTGTTCTTTCATAAACAACTGTCTTTAAGGTTATGCTAGTTTTGTCATGTTTACAGTTCATTGTCTTCGGCAATTGCTTGCTACATCAATACAGATATCACTTCTTGATAACGTCACGGATTTACTAACGTCTCTTTGAAAAACGAGATACTCGTTGTAGTCATGTCGGGGACAAACGTATGGACCCGGAGTCGTGACAGAATGCGAAGGTTCCCTGAGCTGTTTGCTCAATGTGCAGCAGAGGTAAGATAGACAGTATAATGCTCGAGTTGGATATATAACATTTATGTAAGATTCACTGAGAAGCAGGAGAACATTCCTTAATCGAGTCGACGTTAGGCCAACAATCCAATTAGCAACTTGGGTTAAAGAATATTAGTGTCATTAGAGTATGTGCTTCTTATTTCTTGCACAGTGAACATCTGCTGTGTAGTTTTCTGTTTGAACATTAACCTAAGACCCCATAAATAACCCTTGACATCACCTTGTGTTATACAGGCAGCAGCCTATGGGAAGTGTGTGTCCTCCACTACCACAGCTGGCAGACAAGAACTCAGGAAGGACATGTGTGTGAAGGAGTTTGAGGCACTAAAGACATGTTTCATATCTGCCGTAAGTAGAACTGTGGTTTACATTCCAGTTTGAACTGTCATGTCAATGTGTCAGTTTTTCATCCATATACCATTTTATCTAATTGTTTTACAGGCAAAGAAGGGGGTGAAGTAGCTGCTCCAGTGTCCTACCTTGAATCTTGTGTAGAAACAATGAGGTGCAACTGTGTCCCAGTCTCATATGAAGGGGTTGTtgcaatcatcatcatcatcagtcaGGAGCCAAGATGGCTTCTCTGTTTCTTTTCAAGTCTCAAATCAGTTCACAATGTACTGTCTGTCCTGGAATGGCAGAGAAGCCTGGTTCTTTCTGCTGTGACATGTTGGGTGCAGCACCCTGTCTGTCCAGTGGGGAGAGGGTCATTCAAACCTTGGCAAGGACTGGGACAGTGTTGACTTATCAACCATCTGCTGCTGACACATTGATATTGTCTTGCATACGTTGTCCCACTATTTCAGTCAGTATGCAGCAAGCTTGTTCACCAATATGGCATTTTTGTAATGTACTAGTTTTTAATAAATTcctgtatttattttgttagTGTTAACAAATCAAGATCAATTAATTCATTGTAAACTTTTATTTCAACATAAAAAAAGTCTTTAGAAACACTTCAGAAGAAATAAAGCAGTACCCTTAGTTCAATTTCCCCTTTCTTCAGTATCATCTGTAACAACAAGGGAAAAGCCACAAGCAAAGAACACTAATCCTACAACACAGCATGTGTTCCAAAATTCCCCAAGTACAGCAACTTTATCACGCAAACCGCAAGGAAATCAATACACATTGAAGGCATTGAATAATTCCTCTACTAACAAGGAGAGGCACTATGCACAGGTAGAAAGACAACCGAACATTTTCAAACTTTAAACCACATTTAAATACCGTTGTCAACATCACTTCTGCAGCATAAAGGTAAGGCACCAGTGGAGAGGAACGTTTGGTATGGAACTCAGTATCTTAATCAGAACTTTCTAAAGGGACATTGCAATGCAGTGTGCGTAAGATGGGGCAAGAATATACAGCTACAGCAGTAGAAAGTATCTTGTTTTAGCCTTAaacaatacattttgattttaaATGAACAGAAAGGCAATCTACAATTCTCTCAAGATATGCTGTTTTACATAGGAATTCACAATTTACAAACATGATACAATTGATATAAAACGCAATCTTTAGAGAATAGAACATCTCAATATTTGTCAAATGAAAACAGAACACTGAGAAACACCATGGGAATCAGTTTGAAGGAGGTGGCCTACACAGCATCCACAAACCAAGAATGGTCTTTGCACAGCAATAAACAATTCAGCATTCAGACCttgaactccccccccccccccttattaaTAAGTTAATATTTACATTCcaatatatatattcaaataGACTTTGTATGTAAGGTAGAATAATATACATTAATAGCCAAATCTTATATAATTCCTGAAATATCCATAGATCACCTTGCATTATCTTCTCATTAAAGCACAATGAAAGACACTGgttgaagaaaaataataataccagAAAAGAGAAAGTGACAGAAAGCAAGAGGAAGAGAACCGGCCTAGTCCCTGTCACCTCGATGCAGCTCATCCCCATCTCACCGAGGGGCCGTTTGGTCTGACTGTGTCTCAGCCCTGTCTCACCGAGGGTCCGTTTGGTCTGACTGTGTCTCAGCCCCGTCTCACAGAGGGTCCGTTTGGTCTGACTGTGTCTCAGCCCCGTCTCACAGAGGGTCCGTTTGGTCTGACTGTGTCTCAGCCCCGTCTCACAGAGGGTCCGTTTGGTCTGACTGTGTCTCAGGAGGGGTCATGGAGACCGGCAGAGAGGCTGGAAGGGTGTGCAGGACCAGCCTCACCAGCCCCTCTCTTACTCTGGGTCTGAAGTCTGTTTGATCTGGCGTGTGTGTACCAGAGCTCCCCTTAGGAGCTGCCCCTCCAGGGCTGCATGGAGGTCTGACCCCCCCAGGTCTAGCAggggctccagcccccctcccctggacACCTCCCCAGCTCCTTCAGCCTCCAGTGCCCTGCGTCTCCTCCTCAGGTCcgtgtctccctggtctctagcGTTCTCCTTGGGGCCCTGGGGAGCTTTGGGGCCCTCCTCTGAAACTCCTCTAGAGTCGGTCTCTCTTGCTGCCCTCTCCTTCAAGTCACGACCCCCCTTCTTGGCAGGCGGTGGTTCTGCTgcctgctcagccccagccacGACCACAGCCTCAGCAGCCTCCTTGGCCTGAACAACCCTTTCCACCTCAGCCAGTCTTGCCTTCTGCTCCTCCaactccactctctccctttcctgttTTTCCTtctccgctctctctttctccagcctCAGCTtctccgctctctctttctccagcctcagcttctccatctcctgctccTTTTCCagcttctctcttttctccctctccacacGCTCCGTCTCCACCCTGGCTTTCACCTCCTTCTtgatcctttctctctctgccatggcattctccagcttctccctctccagcttctccttctcccgATCCAGGGCCGTCTCTCCCTGTCCAAGCTGGCCTAGCTGTTCCTTGGGCTTGGCCTGGACTGGGTCTGCCCTGGCCTCGACttccctcagcccccccagTGGCACCCCCCGGgcacccacctctctctccttctgggcCTCCACTGCTGACACCACAGCCTGTTTTGGGGCCTCCTCTTTAGGAACCACAATCCTAAGGGCTGGGTCCTCTACCTTTCCTGCCCCCGGCAGGGCTTCATTCTCGGGCAAGACGTTCGTCTCGAGCACTCCAGCAGGTGGATCTTCAGCTCCAGCCCCAACCTGGGATGAGTCTTTTATCTTGGCTGCTACTCCTTCTGCCACCTCTGCCTCTGCACcatctgacaacacacacaagaGTGAATCACTGTATGTGAGGTCATGTGCATGCACAGATGTttttacgagtgtgtgtgtgtgtgtgtgagtacctgGTTGTTTCTGATGAATCTCCTTGTGCTGTTCCTGTATGACAGCCAGTAGTTTCTCCTGCTGATCTAGCAGCCTCTTTTGCTGTTCCTGCTGTTGCTTGATCACCTGCAGCAGCATGGCATGGTCCAACTGACCTTCTACAGTGAAGGAAAACATGGGTTAGAACATACCATTATCGATATTGAGAGGGGTGGTGTCAAACTGGTTAAAGTATTAGTTTGATAAGGCCAGACTCCATAgggccaggagagggagaggtctaGCTATGGGTAGTCTCACAGGACACAAGAGAGATAAGATAGATAGAAGATGCAGTGACAACGATTTAAACACGGGGGCTATGCTAGTTACTATCCTCCTACGTCTGGAGAGGTTGACTTGACAGTTCACAAGAAAAAAGAGACGCTAAAAGGAGGAGGTGAAAAAGGACGGAAATAAAAGAGAACAAGGTCATACCTGCAACCAGATTTTTTATCACTGTGACAGTAGCCCggcagagaggaaaagggacagatagacaaagagaaaaaaagcaaAAAGGTAAGTTAAAAGAATAGAAAACACAGTGATGCTCAGTGTATCGAGCTGAGGCCAAGCCAGGGTGAGCAAGGACATGCTAGAACAATCCCTTCTTCATTCTATCCTCCACAGCTTCTTGGTTGACAATCTTCAGACGGCAGAGCCATGACCGAATGATCGCCCCGTCTCAAACAGGCGTACATCCCAGACATACAGAGCCACATGGAGATCCGAGAGAGGCTGTTGAAATCATGCACATGACCGACTCTATGGTTATATAGCACTGCCTACCCTCCTCTGTTCACTCACCTTCCATCTTgtcctccgcccctccctccttcccatctgcccctccctccttcccatctGCCCCCTCTGGTGGCCCACGATGCTCTGCTTCAGCAGGTGGCACTTCACCACCTAGATGGCACAGGGTCAGGGGACAAAGTCAACAGAACGACAACGGTTAAGGACGGATGACAAATGGAGGTGGTTTTAAGACAATATTCGATTCAACTTCAGATTGAACTTTAAGATCACCTTTCCTAGCAGCATCTGCGGCCTTGTCCGCATCATCAACCTGCGCCACAGCAGGAACGGCCACAGGATcattcccagcatgcacctcttTCACAGGGGCAGCTCTATCCTCGTCTTTCATTCGGGGTGCTTCCTGCTTTTTCCCCGCCTCCGGTTTCTCCAGCACCTCATTGGACTCCACCACGCCCGCCTCCACTTCCTTCTTCTTTACCAACACAGGCTTcggtttctcctcctccttttcttcttcctcctccttcttcttctggtcGTCGACATCCTGTGAAAGCCCCGCCCCGGGCTCCACATCCCCCTGagactcctcctctttccctcctcctggaACAGGATTCTTGTCCTCGGCCAGCTCGGCTGCGTTCTTCCTCTCGTCTATCAGTACCTCATCATGAGGGATGGGGGGCTCGTGTCTGTGGGCCTCCTTCTCTGGCACTGCCACACCtagaagacacacagagacactgtgGTACACATTTCCTTCAGCATCGTTTCAATGAATCCCAAACTGCACTCCACTCTTGCGTGTTAGTTTGTAGAGATATAGGTACCATCAACCTGGACGAGGTTGTATCCTCAGTTCTCCAGGGTTGAGGGTTCTGCCCCTGGTTTCTTACCAGCTTCGGGCCTGTCcagctgcacctcctcctccttcttccgcTCTGGTTCTACCGGTCCTTTGATCTGGGGGGGCTCTGGctggttcctctcctcctgtcggtcaacacccacccccccatctgCAGGGAGCTTGGGCCGCTCCACCCCCTCAGCGGGCTTCTTCACCAGGGGCTTCTCTGTAGAGACCATACACAATGTAGCCCAGTCCAACTGCAGACACACTGACTGGGAGAACAGCAGTTACACTAGGTGGCAGCAGAGAGCCAGACTTCTGACGGATGAAGAGATGTTGAGACAGAGCGAGCGGggggtgggttgtgtgtgtgtgtgtgtgggggggggggggcacgaagAGAAGCTAGCTGAAAGGGGAAACaataagagagcgagagacggaACCACACTTCCGCAGCGATAAACAGGAAAAGGAAACAGGTGGGGAGGATGGCCACGGTGGACTTCAgggcacagggggagggggacagagacacggagagacagaggagggaaaggTGGACTTCAgggcacagggggagggggacagagacacggagagacagaggagggaaaggTGGACATTAGCTGGGggggagaaaagaagaggaaaaagagaaggcacgggtggatgaggagagattaggggaggagagaggatgaggtccTCGTTCTGCTTTGGGACTCTCGCTCTCGAGATGCACTCGGTGGAAAATAgttgtctgcccccccccctccctcccaacacacacacacgcacacacacacgctcctcatctctgtcttcctctcctctgcaacCCTgaaccatccctccctctccgtctcccccagCTCATCTCTCTGTCAGTTGCAGACAGCTAGTAAGCATCTCCCAGCTGCCACggcggaggggggaaggaggggggggggggggaggttggggtGCAGGTTGTGTACAGGGTGTGGGGGCacggaggagaggtggggggaagaggaagagtgagaggCGAGGGAAgacaagagaaggagggagaggggaggggataggggcGGAGGGAGAAGGGAACGGTTTATTGGGAAATGAGAAACCAGTGGAGTTTGAAGGGCATCAATCTCTCCCCATCAAACAGTGCTTCTCTTAGATATTATCAAGAGGTTATCTAGCAGGCTAcccctgtcagtctgtctccaTCTCACTTTGTCTCCTTCCTCCCCGTTTCCTCTGAGAAACAAAGAACactccttgcccccccccctccccgctcctGTTTTCCATCTTCTTATCACCTTTTAACTCATGctctccatccaccccttcctcccaaATAAAACATGCATGAGGTCTGTCCGTACTGTgtctaggatgtgtgtgtgtgctaagcagtgtgtgtgtgtgtgtgtgtgtgtgtgtgtcctctgtacCGGGCAGTTTCATGTGCTGGAGGTAATCCCTGTTtggggcgggtgggggtggaggctgggggcggcGGGGGGTGGGCTCAGATGAGATGGACAGCGTGGTGAAGGTGCTGATCAGGAGGATCCCCAGGCCCACCCACAGCACCAGctagaagaggagggggtgcATTAGTCAGAGCCTGTTTGTTGGGCTGAATTACTGTgtatcgatgtgtgtgtgtgtgcgtgtgtgttacctgtgccgTGAGGCCGTTCTTCTGGATCTTTCTGTAGATGAGCGCCGGGCAGATGAAGCAGATGAGACTGCCCATGGTAGCTCCAGTCAGACCCAGGATGGTCTcaactgagagggagagagagaagacaaaatGAAAACGACCAACTCTATCCTACACCAAATCCAGCCTAACCTCCCTGTCCCCTGGGTGTATCAACCTTGGAGCTACCAaaccccttccctccttccctccctccttccctccctccctccctcccgcccgccagccccctccctctcctgggcagtctgccccctctccacccacccccccctggGCTGGGCGCAGGGCCCGGGCCCATCCCTCATCCAGAGAACGGACGCCATATTGCCTCTCGGATTTAGTGTCTGTTGTCCTCCCTgagtccctccctccttgtcctTGCTCTATTAGGCTgattagacacacacagcctggccaaaacaccagcacaggggtgtgtgtgagtgtgtttcccTGTATGTATGGTATGAATAAAACATACAAACTAACACCAACCTTCACACCTACATCCCCACTCgcggtgtgcaggtgtgtgcacGTGAGTATGTGTGCAAAATCCAGAAAAGAAAGTGTGTGAAGAAGCCAtcaggctgtgtgtgcgtgtctaagTGTGCAcgtgtctgagcgtgtgtgtgtgtgtctaagtgtgcacgtgtctgagcgtgtgtgtgtgtgtctaagtgtgcacgtgtctgagcgtgtgtgtgtgtgtctaagagtgtgtgtgcacatgtctgGGAGAATAATAGCCCCATCCcactgcctgtgtctgtgggtCCAGGGTTCTGATTTAGGGACTGTGTTGGAGTGTGACAGTCACTGGGCTGTAAAGTCATATTCATACACGTCGTAAAGAGCTTCAGCTATGCAGCCCACATAAAAGAACACATGCACCTCAAAGACCttagtcacacaaacactgagtacacacacacacacacacacacacacccctcccgtGCCGGCCATACTCTTCACAGCATATTGGATACACTCCGTGTGCCAAAGTAAAGGACCagtcaaacacccacacacacaaacaaacacacacacacaaacacacaccgttgGGGATGAGGATGCCCCCCAGCATGGTGCCAAAGACGATGCAGAGGGTGATCAACTTGAAGCGCACAGGAGGCATATAGCCCCCAGCAGCAAACGTCCCATCCTTCTGCTagtatatacagagagagagagacagagagagagacagagagagagagacagacagagagagagatggggggggtcCAGTTACATTTGGTAGCATCAGTtctggggagggtgtgtgtgtgtgtgcgcgcatgagCGAGTGCGTATGGGGTAAacggagaaaaagagaaggacagtgtgtgtgtgtgtgtgcctgtggagTGTACCTGCTGTTCGAAGAGCATGGTGTTGATGGCCTGTCGGCAGGGCAGGATCATCATGGGGAAGCCCACGGC
This DNA window, taken from Hypomesus transpacificus isolate Combined female chromosome 13, fHypTra1, whole genome shotgun sequence, encodes the following:
- the ndufaf8 gene encoding NADH dehydrogenase [ubiquinone] 1 alpha subcomplex assembly factor 8 codes for the protein MSGTNVWTRSRDRMRRFPELFAQCAAEAAAYGKCVSSTTTAGRQELRKDMCVKEFEALKTCFISAAKKGVK
- the slc38a10 gene encoding putative sodium-coupled neutral amino acid transporter 10 isoform X1, translating into MTAGASNWGLIMNVVNSIVGVSVLTMPFCFKQCGIVLGTLLLFFCSWMTHQSCMFLVHTASNTKRRTYAGLAFHAYGKPGKALVETSMIGLMLGTCIAFYVVIADLGSNFFAQLMGLQVTFGFRVLLLVAVSLFIVLPLSLQRNMMSSIQSFSAMALIFYTFFMFTIVLSSLRYGLISGSWLERVHLWRLKGVIQCLPIIATTFCCHPQVLPTYDQLDEPSVKRMSTIFTSSLNVVTTFYITVGFFGYVSFTEDIAGNVLMNFPSNLVTEMIRVGFMMSVAVGFPMMILPCRQAINTMLFEQQQKDGTFAAGGYMPPVRFKLITLCIVFGTMLGGILIPNVETILGLTGATMGSLICFICPALIYRKIQKNGLTAQLVLWVGLGILLISTFTTLSISSEPTPRRPQPPPPPAPNRDYLQHMKLPEKPLVKKPAEGVERPKLPADGGVGVDRQEERNQPEPPQIKGPVEPERKKEEEVQLDRPEAGVAVPEKEAHRHEPPIPHDEVLIDERKNAAELAEDKNPVPGGGKEEESQGDVEPGAGLSQDVDDQKKKEEEEEKEEEKPKPVLVKKKEVEAGVVESNEVLEKPEAGKKQEAPRMKDEDRAAPVKEVHAGNDPVAVPAVAQVDDADKAADAARKGGEVPPAEAEHRGPPEGADGKEGGADGKEGGAEDKMEVIKNLVAEGQLDHAMLLQVIKQQQEQQKRLLDQQEKLLAVIQEQHKEIHQKQPDGAEAEVAEGVAAKIKDSSQVGAGAEDPPAGVLETNVLPENEALPGAGKVEDPALRIVVPKEEAPKQAVVSAVEAQKEREVGARGVPLGGLREVEARADPVQAKPKEQLGQLGQGETALDREKEKLEREKLENAMAERERIKKEVKARVETERVEREKREKLEKEQEMEKLRLEKERAEKLRLEKERAEKEKQERERVELEEQKARLAEVERVVQAKEAAEAVVVAGAEQAAEPPPAKKGGRDLKERAARETDSRGVSEEGPKAPQGPKENARDQGDTDLRRRRRALEAEGAGEVSRGGGLEPLLDLGGSDLHAALEGQLLRGALVHTRQIKQTSDPE
- the slc38a10 gene encoding putative sodium-coupled neutral amino acid transporter 10 isoform X2 — translated: MTAGASNWGLIMNVVNSIVGVSVLTMPFCFKQCGIVLGTLLLFFCSWMTHQSCMFLVHTASNTKRRTYAGLAFHAYGKPGKALVETSMIGLMLGTCIAFYVVIADLGSNFFAQLMGLQVTFGFRVLLLVAVSLFIVLPLSLQRNMMSSIQSFSAMALIFYTFFMFTMVLSSFKHGLLGGHWLGRVSLVRWEGVFRCLPICGMAFACQSQVLPTYDQLDEPSVKRMSTIFTSSLNVVTTFYITVGFFGYVSFTEDIAGNVLMNFPSNLVTEMIRVGFMMSVAVGFPMMILPCRQAINTMLFEQQQKDGTFAAGGYMPPVRFKLITLCIVFGTMLGGILIPNVETILGLTGATMGSLICFICPALIYRKIQKNGLTAQLVLWVGLGILLISTFTTLSISSEPTPRRPQPPPPPAPNRDYLQHMKLPEKPLVKKPAEGVERPKLPADGGVGVDRQEERNQPEPPQIKGPVEPERKKEEEVQLDRPEAGVAVPEKEAHRHEPPIPHDEVLIDERKNAAELAEDKNPVPGGGKEEESQGDVEPGAGLSQDVDDQKKKEEEEEKEEEKPKPVLVKKKEVEAGVVESNEVLEKPEAGKKQEAPRMKDEDRAAPVKEVHAGNDPVAVPAVAQVDDADKAADAARKGGEVPPAEAEHRGPPEGADGKEGGADGKEGGAEDKMEVIKNLVAEGQLDHAMLLQVIKQQQEQQKRLLDQQEKLLAVIQEQHKEIHQKQPDGAEAEVAEGVAAKIKDSSQVGAGAEDPPAGVLETNVLPENEALPGAGKVEDPALRIVVPKEEAPKQAVVSAVEAQKEREVGARGVPLGGLREVEARADPVQAKPKEQLGQLGQGETALDREKEKLEREKLENAMAERERIKKEVKARVETERVEREKREKLEKEQEMEKLRLEKERAEKLRLEKERAEKEKQERERVELEEQKARLAEVERVVQAKEAAEAVVVAGAEQAAEPPPAKKGGRDLKERAARETDSRGVSEEGPKAPQGPKENARDQGDTDLRRRRRALEAEGAGEVSRGGGLEPLLDLGGSDLHAALEGQLLRGALVHTRQIKQTSDPE
- the slc38a10 gene encoding putative sodium-coupled neutral amino acid transporter 10 isoform X3 — translated: MTAGASNWGLIMNVVNSIVGVSVLTMPFCFKQCGIVLGTLLLFFCSWMTHQSCMFLVHTASNTKRRTYAGLAFHAYGKPGKALVETSMIGLMLGTCIAFYVVIADLGSNFFAQLMGLQVTFGFRVLLLVAVSLFIVLPLSLQRNMMSSIQSFSAMALIFYTFFMFTMVLSSFKHGLLGGHWLGRVSLVRWEGVFRCLPICGMAFACQSQVLPTYDQLDEPSVKRMSTIFTSSLNVVTTFYITVGFFGYVSFTEDIAGNVLMNFPSNLVTEMIRVGFMMSVAVGFPMMILPCRQAINTMLFEQQQKDGTFAAGGYMPPVRFKLITLCIVFGTMLGGILIPNVETILGLTGATMGSLICFICPALIYRKIQKNGLTAQLVLWVGLGILLISTFTTLSISSEPTPRRPQPPPPPAPNRDYLQHMKLPEKPLVKKPAEGVERPKLPADGGVGVDRQEERNQPEPPQIKGPVEPERKKEEEVQLDRPEAGVAVPEKEAHRHEPPIPHDEVLIDERKNAAELAEDKNPVPGGGKEEESQGDVEPGAGLSQDVDDQKKKEEEEEKEEEKPKPVLVKKKEVEAGVVESNEVLEKPEAGKKQEAPRMKDEDRAAPVKEVHAGNDPVAVPAVAQVDDADKAADAARKGGEVPPAEAEHRGPPEGADGKEGGADGKEGGAEDKMEEGQLDHAMLLQVIKQQQEQQKRLLDQQEKLLAVIQEQHKEIHQKQPDGAEAEVAEGVAAKIKDSSQVGAGAEDPPAGVLETNVLPENEALPGAGKVEDPALRIVVPKEEAPKQAVVSAVEAQKEREVGARGVPLGGLREVEARADPVQAKPKEQLGQLGQGETALDREKEKLEREKLENAMAERERIKKEVKARVETERVEREKREKLEKEQEMEKLRLEKERAEKLRLEKERAEKEKQERERVELEEQKARLAEVERVVQAKEAAEAVVVAGAEQAAEPPPAKKGGRDLKERAARETDSRGVSEEGPKAPQGPKENARDQGDTDLRRRRRALEAEGAGEVSRGGGLEPLLDLGGSDLHAALEGQLLRGALVHTRQIKQTSDPE